TCTGCCCTCTCGCCCCATTCCGGGGGTACAGGGGTGGAGAGGGATAGGGGAAAGGCTCAGTGACCTCCACCCCCCAAGCTCGATGCGAAAACCCCACCTTTCCTTGTCCCCATCCTCCTTACACAAACTCGGGGAAGATCACCAGGTTGTCCCGGTGGATGACCTCGTCGTAGTCCTTGTGGCCCAGGGCCTGGGCGATCTCGTGGGTCTTTTTACCCTTGATGCGGTTGATGTCCCGGCTGGAGTAGTTGCTTAAGCCCACCGCAAAGGCGTGGCCCTCCGGGTCCATGAGGGTCACCGCGGCGCCCTTGCGGAAGCCGCCGAAGACCTCCAGAATCCCGGCGGGAAGGAGGCTTTTGCCCGCGTGCACCAGGGCTTCTCTCGCCCCTTCGTCCACCAGGATGGCCCCCTCCGGGGAGACGTTGTAGGCCAGCCAATACTGGCGACTCTTCATCCTCTGGGCCTGAGGCAAAAACAGGGTGCCCACGTCCTCACCGGCGAAGATGGCCGGCAGAATTCCGGGGGTGAGGCCGTTGGCGATGAGGCTGGGGATGCCCAGCCCTGCCGCTTTTTTCACCGCCTGCAGCTTGCTCACCATGCCGCCCCGTCCCAGGCGGCCGGGCCGCCGTCCGGCTGCGGCCAACAGCCGGGGGTCGCTGGTGTCCACCACATGGAGCAGGGGGGCCGTGGGGTCCTCCCGGGGGTCCCGGGCATAGAGCCCCTCGGTGTTGGTGAGGAGGATGAGGAGGTCGGCGGCCACCAGGTTGCAGATGAGGGCCGCCAGGTTGTCGTTATCCCCAAACTTGAGCTCCTCGGTGGCCACGGTGTCGTTTTCGTTGATGACGGGGATGACCCCCCACTGCAGGAGGGCAAAGAGGGTGTTTCTGGCATTGAGGAAGCGGGTGCGGGCCGCCAGGTCGTCGTGGGTGAGGAGGATCTGGGCCACCTTGAGGCCGTAGAGGGCGAAGGCCTCCTCGTAGGCGTACATGAGGATGCTTTGCCCTGCCGCGGCCACCGCCTGCACCTGGGGGATGCCCTGGGGCCGCTCGCTTAAGCCCAGCTTCTTTAATCCTGCGGCCACGGCGCCGGAAGACACCAGCACCACCTGGCGCTCCTCCCGTGTTAGGCCGGCGATCTCGCCCGCCAGGCGCTGGATGAGGGGGCCGTTTAAGCCCTCGGGGCCGGTGAGCACCGCGCTCCCCAGCTTGATGACGATGCGTCTGGCCTTGGCGAGGTAGGTGGCGCGTTCTTCTGCCATAACCGGGTGGAATAACCGTTTTTTTTCGACATTCCCCTTGACTATATCACAGCCATCGGGCGCAATTCCAGACCTGGAGGCGAAAAAGGCCGGACCTCAGTGAATAGAGAGGGTGAGCCTGAGGGGATTCAGGCAGGGGTTGGCGACTGCGGGCCGGCCGCGTCCACGGCGTGCTCCACGCCCTCCTGGGCGACGACGGCCGCCAAGGCCGCCTTCAGCTCCGGAATCCCCGCCCCGGTCTTGGCCGAGACCGCGAAGGCGGGGAAACCCGCCTCCCGGAAGGCCGTCAGCACCGCATCCAGGGGGAAATCCGGCGGCAGAAGGTCCATCTTGTTGAGGATGATCCAGCGGGGGCGGCTCAGGAGTTCCGGATCATAGGCCCGCATCTCCGCCTCCACGGGCTGAAGGGCCGTAAGAGGCCTGTCCGGGTCCACCTCGGTGGCATCCACCACGTGCCATAGCAGCCGGGTGCGCTTGAGATGCCGCAAAAACCGCAGCCCCAGGCCCTTGCCCCGGTGCGCTCCGGGGATGAGGCCGGGGACTTCGGCCAGGATGAGGGGCTCCCGGGTGGGGTCCACCGTGAGAGCCCCCAACTGGGGCGTCAGGGTGGTGAAGGGGAAGGCCCCCACCCGGGCCCGGGAGGCGGTGAGAGCTTTGAGCACGCTGGTCTTGCCGGCGTTGGGGCGGCCGATGAGGCCCACATCCGCCAGAAGGCTCAGCTCCAGGCGCAGGCGGCGCTCCTGGCCGGGCTCGCCGGGCTGGGCAAAGCGAGGGGAGCGCAGCCGGGAGGAGACGAAGTGGGCGTTGCCCTTGCCGCCCCGGCCGCCTTTGGCCACCAGCAGGCGCTCGCCGGGGCTCACCAGTTCTTTCAGAAGCCGGTCGCGCTCGGCGTCATAGACCAGGGTGCCCAGAGGCACCGGGATGATGAGGGGGGCGCCGTTTCGGCCCTGGCGGTCCCCACCCTCGCCGGGCCGGCCGTTTTCCGCCCGGAAGAAGCGCCGCCGTTGGAAGTGGACCAGGGTGCGACAGTGGGGGGAGGCTTCGAGATAGACGTCGCCGCCGGCGCCGCCGTTGCCGCCGTCGGGGCGACCCCGGGGCCGGTGCGGCGCCCGCTGGAAACTCACACAGCCGGCGCCGCCTGCTCCGGCCCGGACGATGATCTCGGCCTCATCGTGGAAGACGCTCACGCAAGGGGCTGGACGCTGACCCGCTTTTTGTCTTTGCCGAAGGTTTCAAAGACCACCACGCCGTCCACCTTGGCAAACAGCGTGAAGTCCTTGCCCATGCCCACGTTCATGCCGGGGTGAATCTTGGTGCCGCACTGGCGCACCAGGATGTTGCCGGCCTTCACCTGCTGACCGGCGAAGCGCTTCACGCCCCGGCGCTTGCCGGCACTGT
This genomic window from Desulfobaccales bacterium contains:
- the proB gene encoding glutamate 5-kinase; the encoded protein is MAEERATYLAKARRIVIKLGSAVLTGPEGLNGPLIQRLAGEIAGLTREERQVVLVSSGAVAAGLKKLGLSERPQGIPQVQAVAAAGQSILMYAYEEAFALYGLKVAQILLTHDDLAARTRFLNARNTLFALLQWGVIPVINENDTVATEELKFGDNDNLAALICNLVAADLLILLTNTEGLYARDPREDPTAPLLHVVDTSDPRLLAAAGRRPGRLGRGGMVSKLQAVKKAAGLGIPSLIANGLTPGILPAIFAGEDVGTLFLPQAQRMKSRQYWLAYNVSPEGAILVDEGAREALVHAGKSLLPAGILEVFGGFRKGAAVTLMDPEGHAFAVGLSNYSSRDINRIKGKKTHEIAQALGHKDYDEVIHRDNLVIFPEFV
- the obgE gene encoding GTPase ObgE, yielding MSVFHDEAEIIVRAGAGGAGCVSFQRAPHRPRGRPDGGNGGAGGDVYLEASPHCRTLVHFQRRRFFRAENGRPGEGGDRQGRNGAPLIIPVPLGTLVYDAERDRLLKELVSPGERLLVAKGGRGGKGNAHFVSSRLRSPRFAQPGEPGQERRLRLELSLLADVGLIGRPNAGKTSVLKALTASRARVGAFPFTTLTPQLGALTVDPTREPLILAEVPGLIPGAHRGKGLGLRFLRHLKRTRLLWHVVDATEVDPDRPLTALQPVEAEMRAYDPELLSRPRWIILNKMDLLPPDFPLDAVLTAFREAGFPAFAVSAKTGAGIPELKAALAAVVAQEGVEHAVDAAGPQSPTPA
- the rpmA gene encoding 50S ribosomal protein L27, producing MAHKKAGGSSRNGRDSAGKRRGVKRFAGQQVKAGNILVRQCGTKIHPGMNVGMGKDFTLFAKVDGVVVFETFGKDKKRVSVQPLA